The Crocosphaera subtropica ATCC 51142 genome includes a window with the following:
- a CDS encoding ComEC/Rec2 family competence protein encodes MNSFHYVILIFAYFGGLLSTGLWGVANPNPSWQQWGIVILFITIIPLSLFILLNNRWRRCPSLQFWFTASVVALLAVLYFQWRIPSPGSTDISYLIQDNFTSQKVQLIGNLLSEPRVTSNDRKKFWLQAKRVNLSSQTEPFKPVTGKVYVTLPSEEVSLIYPGQTLIIEGNLYQPRSPKNPGTFDFKKYLAKQGSFSGLKGEKIVFVENKKNWGWTKLRHRIINGFTDALGKKNGLVISSMILGRSAVDLPPEIRDLFVNIGLAHVLAASGFHVALLLAIIFWVTRSLSPSKKLVIGILILILYVGLTGIQPSILRASLMGIAILIGQVLDRKTNPLGTLLLSGFILLLFNPLWIWDLGFQLSFLATFALLVTSPSIENKLDFLPPKIASMIAVPVAVSIWTSPLIMYVFHTFSFYTIPCNILATPLIILLVIGGIISAIFMIIVPSFGIELAKLLFLPLEILLQSAEQIPKLKLSAFAVGQISLTTLIVIYGILLTIWLNKKWQKRWKTVGITIILLVIIPIIYKNLFLFKTTILKTNHLPLIIIQDRGQVTLLNIGDESDIKYTLSPFLYQQGINQITTIILTNYQNREALSLLEEKMNIKNVIYLFNNQKSTQSNLENTQKIQVNSTIIKALNQIPLILQWKTKNQSWLWIDSQTQDDNLMMPNRHQSSDIILWSGKKLSLNWVESLKNNKPKLLIISTKYLPQFMQKELTQQNIQWYWIQEIGAIQWIPKQGIKPLLKNQEEAS; translated from the coding sequence ATGAATTCCTTCCATTATGTCATTCTTATTTTTGCTTATTTTGGTGGTTTATTGAGCACGGGATTATGGGGGGTTGCTAATCCTAATCCTTCTTGGCAACAATGGGGAATCGTTATTTTATTCATTACGATTATTCCTCTTAGTTTATTTATTTTATTAAACAATCGTTGGCGACGTTGTCCTTCATTACAGTTTTGGTTTACTGCTTCTGTGGTTGCTTTATTAGCAGTCTTATATTTTCAATGGCGTATTCCTTCTCCTGGTTCAACGGATATTAGCTACTTAATTCAAGATAATTTTACATCCCAAAAAGTTCAATTAATCGGAAACCTATTATCAGAACCAAGAGTAACTAGCAATGATCGAAAAAAGTTTTGGTTACAAGCAAAAAGGGTTAATTTATCTAGTCAAACTGAACCATTTAAACCAGTAACAGGAAAAGTATATGTAACTTTACCCAGTGAAGAAGTTAGCCTAATTTATCCTGGACAAACTTTGATTATTGAAGGGAATTTATATCAACCACGATCGCCTAAAAATCCTGGAACCTTTGACTTTAAAAAGTACCTAGCAAAACAAGGCTCATTTTCAGGACTCAAAGGAGAAAAAATTGTCTTTGTAGAAAATAAAAAGAATTGGGGATGGACTAAACTAAGACATCGTATTATTAATGGATTTACTGATGCTTTAGGAAAGAAAAATGGCTTAGTCATTAGTTCTATGATTTTGGGAAGATCAGCCGTTGATTTACCTCCAGAAATTCGAGATTTATTTGTTAACATTGGCTTGGCTCATGTTTTAGCAGCATCTGGCTTTCATGTGGCTTTATTACTGGCAATTATTTTTTGGGTTACTCGCTCTCTTTCTCCCAGTAAAAAATTAGTTATTGGTATTCTTATCCTAATTTTGTATGTTGGTTTAACAGGAATTCAGCCATCTATTTTACGAGCCAGTTTAATGGGAATTGCTATTCTAATTGGTCAGGTTTTAGATAGAAAAACTAATCCCCTGGGAACCTTATTATTATCTGGATTTATATTATTACTTTTTAATCCTCTATGGATCTGGGATTTAGGATTTCAGTTGAGTTTTTTAGCCACCTTTGCTTTATTGGTTACCAGTCCTTCCATTGAAAATAAGTTAGATTTTTTACCTCCTAAAATTGCTTCGATGATAGCTGTCCCCGTTGCTGTTTCTATTTGGACATCTCCTTTAATTATGTACGTTTTTCATACTTTTAGTTTTTATACTATCCCTTGCAATATTCTGGCAACTCCCTTAATTATCTTGTTAGTGATTGGAGGCATAATTAGTGCTATTTTTATGATCATCGTTCCTAGTTTTGGGATAGAACTAGCTAAATTATTATTTTTGCCTCTAGAAATTTTATTGCAATCAGCAGAACAAATACCCAAATTAAAGTTAAGTGCTTTCGCTGTTGGACAAATATCTTTGACGACTTTGATTGTAATTTATGGAATTTTACTCACCATTTGGTTGAATAAAAAATGGCAAAAACGTTGGAAAACAGTCGGAATAACAATTATTCTATTGGTTATCATTCCCATTATCTATAAAAATTTATTTTTATTTAAAACTACAATTTTAAAAACGAATCATTTACCACTTATTATTATTCAAGATAGAGGTCAAGTTACCCTTTTAAATATCGGTGATGAATCAGACATAAAATATACATTATCACCCTTTTTATATCAACAAGGAATTAATCAGATTACAACCATTATTCTGACTAATTATCAAAATAGAGAGGCTTTATCCTTGCTTGAAGAGAAAATGAACATAAAAAATGTCATTTATTTATTTAATAATCAAAAATCAACCCAAAGCAACCTAGAAAATACCCAAAAAATTCAAGTGAATTCAACAATTATAAAAGCTCTCAATCAAATTCCATTAATCCTACAATGGAAAACTAAAAATCAATCTTGGTTATGGATAGATAGTCAAACACAGGACGATAACTTAATGATGCCAAACCGTCATCAATCTTCCGATATAATTTTATGGTCAGGAAAAAAATTGTCACTAAATTGGGTAGAATCCTTAAAAAACAACAAGCCAAAATTGCTGATTATTTCAACTAAATATCTGCCACAATTTATGCAAAAAGAACTAACCCAGCAAAATATTCAATGGTATTGGATACAAGAAATAGGGGCAATTCAATGGATACCTAAACAGGGCATTAAACCTTTATTAAAAAATCAAGAAGAAGCGTCGTAA
- a CDS encoding DICT sensory domain-containing protein, whose amino-acid sequence MNPSTTSELSLYQLTQTTEPHLSPLIVSASTFREWVDTAIQFLIDEEIQATVWAKLPPNSRWWTNLENYYQEGLPQQIYRCTISRSGGTAPSRHGSHTAYPSQDNFTPIVLETNTQLRREHFCLILSPQLCCLILAQEQISADEDPPSGLLEPTVLKGVYSFNPTIIQKVLSGIKHLITITDTTPVEVLGESVLAFPLPSTMDATLLTKLWSRCLLPRSSVNPYNLPETSQPLPPKNLTLGEEFLKPLTTELSTPLTNMKTALRLLESKQHKRDIRQRYIDLLKKECDRQNTLLTGLQELLQLNQSLNDAEPIVHLEEVVPGIVSTYQAIAEEKGIMLGYTIPPGFPPVACPNVWLRRILQNIIHNSLKFTPKGGRITVQAALKSEGVEISVADTGMGIEQSDLPKLFDSFYRGRNTLNRDIEGVGLGLTIAHHLIEQCGGKIDIVSQVGKGTIVKVVFQESSD is encoded by the coding sequence ATGAATCCTTCGACCACCTCAGAACTATCGCTATATCAGCTAACCCAAACCACTGAGCCACATTTATCTCCTTTAATTGTGTCGGCCAGTACCTTTCGGGAGTGGGTTGATACGGCGATCCAATTCTTAATTGATGAAGAAATACAGGCTACGGTATGGGCAAAATTACCGCCAAATTCCCGTTGGTGGACTAACCTAGAAAACTATTATCAAGAAGGTCTTCCTCAACAAATTTATCGTTGTACTATTAGTCGCAGTGGTGGTACAGCCCCATCTCGTCATGGTTCTCATACTGCCTATCCATCCCAGGATAATTTTACCCCCATTGTATTGGAAACGAACACTCAGCTAAGACGGGAACATTTTTGCCTAATTTTATCCCCTCAACTGTGTTGTCTGATTTTGGCACAAGAACAAATCTCAGCAGACGAAGACCCCCCGTCAGGACTCTTAGAACCCACCGTCCTCAAAGGGGTCTATAGTTTTAACCCCACCATTATCCAAAAGGTCTTATCCGGGATCAAGCATCTGATTACCATTACCGACACGACCCCAGTAGAAGTCTTAGGGGAGTCCGTTTTAGCCTTTCCCTTACCCAGTACAATGGATGCGACCCTGTTAACCAAATTATGGTCTCGATGTTTGCTTCCTCGATCATCGGTTAACCCCTATAATCTACCCGAAACCAGTCAACCCCTCCCCCCAAAAAATTTGACCCTCGGAGAAGAGTTCCTCAAACCCCTGACCACCGAATTGAGTACCCCGTTAACTAACATGAAAACCGCCTTACGGTTACTCGAATCAAAACAACATAAACGGGATATTCGCCAACGGTATATCGACCTGTTAAAAAAAGAATGCGATCGCCAAAATACCCTACTGACTGGATTACAAGAATTGCTACAACTCAATCAAAGTTTAAACGATGCTGAACCCATCGTTCACCTCGAAGAAGTGGTTCCAGGGATCGTCAGTACCTATCAAGCGATCGCTGAAGAAAAAGGTATCATGTTAGGTTATACCATTCCCCCTGGCTTTCCTCCGGTGGCTTGTCCTAATGTGTGGTTACGGCGTATTCTACAAAACATTATTCACAATAGCCTCAAATTCACCCCAAAAGGGGGGCGTATCACGGTACAGGCAGCCTTAAAGTCCGAGGGAGTAGAAATATCTGTCGCCGATACGGGAATGGGTATCGAACAGAGTGATCTCCCCAAACTATTCGATAGTTTCTATCGGGGACGAAACACCCTGAATCGTGATATTGAAGGGGTAGGACTAGGATTAACCATCGCTCATCACCTCATCGAACAATGTGGTGGAAAAATCGATATTGTCTCTCAAGTAGGGAAAGGAACCATTGTTAAAGTGGTCTTTCAAGAATCCTCTGATTGA
- a CDS encoding NAD(P)H-quinone oxidoreductase subunit O: MAAKIKKGALVRVVKEKLENSLEAKASDSRFPSYLFDSKGEIIEMNDEYALIRFYVPTPSVWLRLDQLEAVE; this comes from the coding sequence ATGGCAGCTAAAATTAAGAAAGGTGCATTAGTGCGTGTTGTTAAAGAAAAGCTCGAAAACAGTTTAGAAGCCAAGGCTAGTGATAGCCGTTTTCCGAGTTATCTATTTGACAGTAAAGGGGAAATTATCGAGATGAACGATGAATATGCCCTGATTCGATTTTATGTTCCTACTCCCAGTGTTTGGTTGCGCCTCGACCAACTAGAAGCTGTAGAATAA
- the mdh gene encoding malate dehydrogenase, translating into MTVSYDSLLSCQSLRVAIMGAGNVGRTLAQRIVEKDLADVVLLDVVEGLPQGIALDLMEAQGLEYHNCEVVGTNNYEETANADLVVITAGRARTPGISRDDLLAINAKIVADVAEKAYKYSPNAIFMVITNPLDVMTYLTRKVTGLPPQRVMGMAGVLDSSRLQTFIAMELGISTANVTAMVLGGHGDLMVPLPNYCTVNGIPITELLDSQTINRLMERTRNGGAEVVKLLKTGGAYYAPASAASVMIESILRDQSRLLPTAAYLQGEYGLNDIYIGVPCFLGCRGVKKILELKLSDAEQEALHISANSVRKNVHFALESVGFK; encoded by the coding sequence ATGACTGTCTCTTACGACTCCCTTCTTTCCTGTCAATCTCTGCGTGTGGCCATTATGGGCGCAGGGAATGTGGGACGAACCTTGGCCCAACGCATCGTAGAAAAAGACTTAGCTGATGTTGTCCTGCTAGATGTAGTTGAAGGACTTCCTCAAGGCATTGCCCTTGATTTAATGGAAGCCCAAGGACTCGAATACCATAACTGTGAGGTGGTGGGGACCAATAACTACGAAGAGACAGCCAATGCCGATTTAGTGGTCATCACCGCAGGCCGTGCCAGAACCCCTGGTATCAGCAGAGATGACCTTTTGGCCATTAATGCCAAAATTGTGGCTGACGTGGCTGAAAAAGCCTATAAATACTCCCCTAATGCCATTTTTATGGTCATTACCAACCCTCTCGATGTGATGACCTATTTAACCCGCAAAGTGACTGGGTTACCGCCACAACGGGTGATGGGAATGGCTGGAGTTTTGGACTCGTCTCGTCTACAAACCTTTATCGCTATGGAATTAGGCATTTCTACCGCTAATGTAACAGCGATGGTATTAGGGGGACACGGAGATTTAATGGTGCCTTTACCCAATTATTGTACGGTCAACGGCATACCTATTACTGAATTATTAGATTCACAAACCATTAATCGCTTAATGGAAAGAACCCGTAACGGCGGAGCAGAAGTGGTTAAATTATTGAAAACAGGGGGCGCTTATTATGCGCCGGCTTCTGCTGCTTCTGTTATGATTGAAAGCATTTTACGGGATCAATCTCGTTTACTGCCAACGGCAGCTTATTTACAAGGAGAATATGGTTTAAATGATATTTATATCGGGGTTCCTTGCTTTTTAGGTTGTCGTGGAGTCAAGAAAATATTAGAACTGAAATTAAGCGATGCTGAACAAGAAGCGTTACATATTTCTGCTAATTCGGTTAGGAAAAATGTTCATTTTGCTTTAGAAAGTGTTGGTTTTAAATAA
- a CDS encoding polysaccharide deacetylase family protein encodes MITKSDKIIIGFFVAIVLSAISGISFAFIKAGLSNNSTQSSSENEVNQNKDYQESKNIENNLSVIPPPRRKQTISTNQLLKQEEEKFIQASQYFNEADRLLTEARGQNNSQSAISLLNEAQKNLEQANNIMKEFEPNSPYHKSAQDYINYIPFYADSINQWKNYFTKLDSHQARNHPWEAITDNSNFIDLTYHNKQSVMAKAKKQSVVLTFDDGPSPQYTEPILDILRKYNVKATFFVVGSQVSQHCAIVQRIYSEGHEIGNHSYTHPWMGRISDEEQQQEIFQTQAIIENCIGSKPRWFRSPYASQNESTLKIAHQAGLNTALWTIDTEDWRKTSTTNSIIQKALNYNRNNIILMHDGVEPNPNFKHPSASLSRSNTVQSLDTIIQRLQDKGFQFVTISEAFSNY; translated from the coding sequence ATGATTACTAAATCTGATAAAATCATCATCGGCTTTTTTGTTGCTATCGTATTAAGTGCTATCTCAGGAATTAGTTTTGCTTTCATAAAAGCAGGTTTGTCTAACAATTCAACTCAATCTAGTTCTGAAAATGAGGTCAATCAAAACAAAGATTATCAAGAAAGTAAAAATATTGAAAATAATTTATCAGTGATTCCTCCCCCTCGACGAAAACAAACAATATCAACTAATCAATTATTGAAACAAGAAGAAGAAAAATTTATACAAGCAAGTCAATATTTTAACGAAGCAGATAGATTACTCACAGAAGCAAGAGGTCAAAACAATAGTCAATCTGCAATATCTTTACTCAATGAAGCTCAAAAAAACTTAGAGCAAGCTAATAATATAATGAAAGAATTTGAGCCTAATAGTCCTTACCATAAATCGGCTCAAGATTATATTAACTATATTCCTTTTTATGCAGATAGTATTAATCAATGGAAGAATTATTTTACTAAATTAGATAGTCATCAAGCTAGAAATCACCCTTGGGAAGCAATTACTGATAACAGTAATTTTATTGATCTAACTTATCATAATAAACAATCTGTCATGGCGAAAGCCAAAAAACAATCAGTGGTTTTAACGTTTGATGATGGTCCTTCACCTCAATATACCGAGCCAATTTTAGATATTTTAAGGAAGTATAATGTTAAAGCAACCTTTTTTGTCGTTGGCAGTCAAGTTAGTCAGCATTGTGCTATTGTGCAACGTATTTATTCAGAAGGTCACGAAATCGGCAATCATAGTTATACTCATCCCTGGATGGGTAGAATTTCTGATGAAGAACAACAACAAGAAATTTTCCAAACTCAAGCCATTATTGAAAATTGTATCGGTTCTAAACCCCGTTGGTTTCGTTCACCCTACGCTAGTCAAAATGAGTCAACGTTAAAAATAGCGCATCAAGCTGGTTTAAATACAGCATTATGGACGATTGATACTGAAGATTGGCGAAAAACGAGTACCACAAACAGTATTATTCAAAAAGCATTAAACTATAACAGGAATAACATTATTTTGATGCACGATGGTGTTGAACCAAATCCCAATTTTAAACACCCTTCTGCTTCTTTAAGTCGTAGCAATACAGTGCAATCTTTAGACACCATTATTCAACGTCTCCAAGATAAGGGATTTCAGTTTGTAACCATCAGTGAAGCATTTTCTAATTATTAA
- a CDS encoding serine/threonine-protein kinase has product MNQVGSNTLVDRYQIEQEIGNGGFGVTFLAKDTRMPSERKVVIKKLKPINQSNVDYEIIKNSFQKEAAVLEELGRNHPNIPELYDYFEDEGEFYLVQEYIEGKTLAEISPISQERTFSILTSLLRTLQYIQDKNLIHRDIKPENIIIRSSDGLPVLIDFGAVKDSMGKVRRSSGSVISSVIIGTRGFMSPEQSVGRPTFSSDLYSLGFTMIYALTDKLPVEFEPHPQTGELDWKKYIPNLDPTLEKVLDKAIQDDRSHRYATADEMYQYLHSSQPKKSIKPTEIIANNVDYNSTPPPPTPPLPTTVIDPTPPINTANFNVPETKKQGNLKTASLVVLGGITVLGVAISSYWLTDMITELKAEIDSNNQTITQLEDTVKEKDGQIEQLENELKNANSKTAEITQELTKTKSNLGELSNNLAATQGQLSQAQKTIKDFQDSERIAARYDSSRSSVSSRPDVSWKPQCGSPNNGEKVWWAVKTDGYNLSLVKNNYCGDAMIYSRGETQVASFTSKYEAESFAKMLNAHSGEPFWIRESVRQ; this is encoded by the coding sequence ATGAATCAAGTGGGGTCTAACACCTTAGTTGATCGCTATCAAATCGAACAAGAAATAGGAAATGGCGGATTTGGTGTCACGTTTCTAGCAAAAGATACCCGAATGCCTTCGGAACGGAAAGTGGTCATTAAGAAACTGAAACCCATCAATCAATCTAATGTTGATTACGAAATTATCAAGAATAGCTTTCAAAAAGAAGCAGCCGTTTTAGAAGAGTTAGGACGTAACCATCCTAACATTCCTGAACTTTATGATTATTTTGAAGATGAGGGGGAATTTTATCTGGTTCAAGAATATATTGAAGGCAAAACATTAGCTGAAATTAGTCCCATTTCTCAAGAGAGAACTTTTTCTATTCTTACTTCCCTACTCAGAACCTTACAGTATATACAAGATAAAAACCTGATTCACCGAGATATTAAACCCGAAAATATTATTATTCGCAGCAGCGACGGTTTACCGGTTTTAATTGATTTTGGTGCAGTTAAAGATTCTATGGGAAAAGTGCGCCGATCGTCAGGATCGGTAATTAGTTCGGTAATTATTGGAACAAGGGGGTTTATGTCTCCTGAACAAAGTGTTGGTCGTCCTACTTTTAGTAGCGATTTATATTCGTTAGGTTTTACCATGATTTATGCTTTAACGGATAAATTACCAGTGGAGTTTGAACCTCATCCCCAAACAGGAGAATTAGACTGGAAAAAATATATTCCTAATTTAGATCCAACTTTAGAAAAAGTTCTTGATAAAGCCATACAAGACGATCGCTCTCATCGTTATGCTACAGCTGATGAAATGTATCAGTATTTGCATTCATCTCAACCGAAAAAGTCAATCAAACCAACTGAAATTATTGCTAATAATGTAGATTATAATTCAACCCCTCCACCCCCGACACCACCATTACCAACTACTGTTATTGATCCAACTCCTCCTATTAATACTGCAAATTTTAATGTCCCTGAGACGAAAAAACAAGGAAATTTGAAAACAGCATCTTTAGTTGTTTTAGGAGGTATTACAGTTCTTGGGGTTGCTATTAGTAGTTACTGGCTAACCGATATGATCACAGAACTAAAAGCCGAAATTGATAGCAATAATCAAACTATTACTCAACTTGAAGACACGGTCAAAGAAAAAGATGGCCAAATCGAACAATTAGAAAATGAACTGAAAAATGCTAATTCTAAAACAGCAGAAATCACCCAAGAATTAACCAAAACTAAAAGTAACTTAGGAGAACTTAGCAATAATTTAGCTGCTACTCAAGGTCAACTGAGTCAAGCACAAAAAACCATCAAAGATTTTCAAGATAGTGAGAGAATTGCAGCTAGATATGATTCATCTCGTTCCTCTGTTTCTAGTCGTCCGGATGTTTCTTGGAAACCCCAATGCGGTTCTCCTAATAATGGTGAAAAAGTATGGTGGGCTGTAAAAACAGATGGTTATAACCTCAGTCTTGTTAAAAATAATTATTGTGGCGATGCAATGATTTATTCTAGAGGAGAAACACAAGTAGCTAGTTTTACCTCAAAATACGAAGCAGAAAGTTTTGCTAAGATGTTAAATGCTCATTCTGGGGAACCATTTTGGATTCGTGAAAGTGTGAGACAGTAA
- a CDS encoding NifU family protein has translation MTQGTTEKTQTLEQLINEISRYEQIVNQWDNNQQVVVERLKEAIENLHKEALSRLIKTVKKEALPSLREAVKDELVYGLLRYHDLIKPPNPPLEKRLEQALATVRPGLKSHHGDVELVAIKLPNTVEVKLVGTCSNCPASTLTMKQGIEQAIKTYCPEITNVISVNHTVTYTGDKIESPFATSQDAGWVALARVDEIPNGGILPLEIEGLKLILVRNNEMVKGYRNSCMHLALPLDTGEIEKGVLTCLHHGFQYRLETGECLTSPGMFLEAYPVKRRGEKVLVKIA, from the coding sequence ATGACACAAGGAACAACAGAAAAAACACAAACCTTAGAGCAGTTAATTAACGAAATTAGCCGTTATGAACAAATCGTTAATCAATGGGATAACAATCAACAGGTTGTAGTGGAACGGTTAAAAGAAGCCATTGAAAATTTACATAAAGAAGCCTTAAGCCGTCTCATTAAAACGGTAAAAAAGGAAGCGTTACCCTCATTACGGGAGGCAGTTAAAGATGAATTAGTTTATGGATTATTACGTTATCATGATTTAATTAAACCCCCAAATCCTCCCCTAGAAAAACGCCTGGAACAAGCCTTAGCAACGGTACGACCAGGGTTAAAAAGTCATCATGGTGATGTGGAATTAGTAGCTATTAAATTACCGAATACGGTAGAAGTTAAATTAGTAGGAACTTGTAGCAATTGTCCAGCTTCTACTTTAACCATGAAACAAGGAATAGAACAAGCCATAAAAACCTACTGTCCTGAAATTACCAACGTGATCTCTGTTAATCATACGGTTACTTATACGGGAGATAAAATTGAGAGTCCTTTTGCGACTTCTCAAGACGCTGGTTGGGTGGCTTTAGCTAGGGTTGATGAAATTCCGAACGGAGGAATATTACCCTTAGAAATTGAAGGGTTAAAGTTAATTTTAGTCAGGAATAATGAGATGGTTAAAGGCTATCGTAACAGTTGTATGCACTTAGCCCTACCATTAGATACAGGAGAGATAGAAAAGGGTGTGTTAACCTGCTTACATCACGGGTTTCAGTATCGCCTAGAAACTGGGGAATGTCTCACCTCTCCAGGGATGTTTCTTGAAGCTTATCCTGTTAAAAGAAGGGGTGAAAAGGTTTTAGTTAAAATTGCTTAA
- the mddA gene encoding methanethiol S-methyltransferase, whose translation MQQQQTLSNSFLSRTFVLLYGVFCYFTFLLTCVYAVGFIGNIFLPKSLDSKSQESLVTALLIDVGLLGIFALQHSVMARKQFKAWWTRLIPKPMERSTYVLFSSLALMLVFWQWHPIGITIWNFDNLVGQIIFYSLFALGWVIVLVSTFLINHFDLFGLRQVYLYFEEKEYTPLKFKTPAFYQYVRHPLYVGWFLVFWMTPIMTVAHLVFASVTTIYILVAIQLEEKDLVAIHGEKYENYRRQVPMLIPFIGKKS comes from the coding sequence ATGCAGCAGCAACAAACCTTGAGTAACAGTTTCTTAAGTAGAACCTTTGTTCTACTTTATGGGGTGTTTTGTTATTTTACTTTTCTCTTAACTTGCGTTTATGCTGTGGGTTTTATTGGTAATATCTTTCTACCGAAATCCCTCGATTCCAAGAGTCAAGAATCTTTAGTTACAGCTTTATTAATTGATGTGGGTTTGTTAGGAATTTTTGCCTTACAACATAGTGTGATGGCCCGTAAACAATTTAAAGCTTGGTGGACAAGGTTAATTCCTAAACCTATGGAAAGAAGCACCTATGTTTTATTTTCTAGCTTAGCTTTGATGTTAGTATTTTGGCAATGGCACCCCATTGGTATTACCATTTGGAATTTTGATAATTTAGTGGGGCAAATTATCTTCTATTCTCTCTTTGCTTTAGGGTGGGTCATCGTTCTTGTTTCTACTTTTTTAATTAATCATTTTGATTTATTCGGATTACGACAAGTTTATCTGTATTTTGAAGAAAAAGAATATACTCCTTTAAAGTTTAAAACGCCTGCTTTTTATCAGTATGTTCGTCATCCTTTATATGTGGGTTGGTTTCTCGTATTTTGGATGACTCCCATTATGACAGTGGCTCATCTTGTCTTTGCTTCAGTCACCACTATTTATATTTTAGTTGCCATTCAATTAGAAGAAAAAGACTTAGTGGCAATACACGGAGAAAAATATGAAAATTATCGTCGTCAAGTGCCGATGTTAATTCCTTTCATCGGTAAAAAATCCTAA
- a CDS encoding PstS family phosphate ABC transporter substrate-binding protein — MNSTVSSPLRPIPSLLLSLGVSVGIVSCASPELSKSITIDGSSTVYPITKAVVESYQQTVENPVEVMVDFSGTGGGFRKFCEGKTDINNASRPILKDEMALCNRNNVRYIELPIAFDALTIVVNPQNTWVESLTTEELRKIWQPEAEKTITRWNQVRPEFPDQPLTLYGPGTDSGTYDYFTEAIMGTEDSSRTDYVRSENDEILVQGVKQDPNALGYFGLAYYEAHPTELKAIAIDSGKGAVLPSSESVKDSQYQPLARPLFIYVNLASAQNNPSLREFIDFYLAQAPTLVEKVGYIPLPIEAYDLDKVTFHKGEAGTVFDGKSELELTIPDLLRKQAQF; from the coding sequence ATGAATAGTACCGTGTCAAGCCCCTTAAGACCAATCCCATCCTTGCTTCTCAGTCTAGGAGTCAGTGTAGGAATCGTCTCTTGTGCTTCTCCTGAACTATCTAAATCAATTACCATTGATGGGTCAAGTACCGTTTACCCGATTACAAAAGCGGTAGTTGAGTCCTATCAACAGACAGTTGAAAATCCTGTTGAGGTAATGGTTGATTTTTCGGGAACAGGGGGAGGATTTCGGAAATTTTGCGAAGGGAAAACCGATATTAATAATGCCTCCCGTCCCATCTTGAAAGACGAGATGGCTTTGTGCAATCGTAACAACGTCCGTTATATAGAACTTCCTATCGCTTTTGATGCCTTAACCATTGTGGTTAATCCTCAAAACACCTGGGTAGAGAGTCTAACCACCGAAGAATTAAGGAAAATCTGGCAACCAGAAGCAGAAAAGACCATTACCCGATGGAATCAAGTCAGACCAGAATTTCCAGACCAACCCCTTACACTTTACGGACCGGGAACTGATTCTGGAACCTATGATTATTTTACCGAAGCAATTATGGGAACAGAGGATTCTAGCCGGACAGATTATGTCAGAAGTGAAAACGATGAAATTTTAGTGCAAGGGGTAAAACAAGACCCTAATGCTTTAGGATATTTTGGATTAGCTTATTATGAAGCCCATCCGACCGAATTGAAAGCCATTGCTATCGATAGTGGCAAAGGAGCGGTTTTACCTTCGAGTGAATCAGTCAAAGATTCTCAATATCAACCCTTAGCTAGACCCTTGTTCATCTATGTTAACTTAGCTTCGGCTCAGAACAATCCTAGCTTACGAGAGTTTATCGATTTTTATCTAGCACAAGCCCCAACTTTGGTTGAAAAAGTGGGTTATATTCCCTTGCCTATCGAGGCTTATGACTTAGATAAAGTCACTTTTCATAAGGGGGAAGCCGGAACCGTTTTTGACGGAAAAAGTGAATTAGAATTAACCATTCCCGATTTACTTAGAAAACAAGCACAATTTTAA